Genomic DNA from Caldicellulosiruptor hydrothermalis 108:
CAAAAAAAGTGCCCAGACAGAAGAATATCACGGGCAAGAATCCGTACAGAAATAGCAGGATTCCCATCGTGCTTGCGATTGATTTTCCCCCTTTTAATTTAAGAAAAATTGAGTAAGCATGCCCTAATACCACCATGAAAGCACATACGTACACCGGTAATTTTTGGGAATAAAAAATTGTATTCGCAATGTATATGGTAAAATAACCTTTAGATATATCCAATATCAAAGATGGGATACCTGCTTTTATTCCTGCCACTCTGAATGCATTTGTGGCACCTGGATTATTATCATAAAAATGGGTAATGTCTTTATTAAAA
This window encodes:
- a CDS encoding glycerol-3-phosphate acyltransferase, with amino-acid sequence MKEFVFYSLAFLIGSIPFSYIITKKFFNKDITHFYDNNPGATNAFRVAGIKAGIPSLILDISKGYFTIYIANTIFYSQKLPVYVCAFMVVLGHAYSIFLKLKGGKSIASTMGILLFLYGFLPVIFFCLGTFFGLLVFRKDNIGTVLGIWSVILFAMLFNANANDIIFLSMLCLFLTYRQLRTPSIPIDIIKEIKNTIKKASHPFLGK